The Mauremys reevesii isolate NIE-2019 linkage group 1, ASM1616193v1, whole genome shotgun sequence genome segment gatgCAATTGTGGAAACCTcatgggttatttatttatttatttgtatgatgAATGAGCCAAAAGGAAGTCCAGGTCGCTCACTCTGATCTGTGTTGGCTCTGCAGAGCTAAcaaaagtgtatgtgtgtgtgtgtgtgtttaaaaataatacaagGTTATTCTTGTCAACAAATAGATACAGGGAGCAGAAATGTGGACTGGGAAGGGTGTAGGTTTTTGATTAGAACTGCACTTGAAATTATTAGAAAGTGATGGATGCATTTGGATGAGGAGGGGGAAGTTCACAGTTAGTTTTTGATTTCTTCTCTGTGAAGTTTACAACCTTAGCATTAGTCAGATGTATCCAATCTTCCTGTTCCTACATATAAATAACTGTAATGAAggtgctatctatctatctatctatctatctatctatctatctatctatctatctataaatGTAATGTAGTATGCGAGCATCAAAACTCATGGGCATTGTTTGACCTAGCTGGAATCTCCTGCTtatgtttatgaatatgttacaGAAAATGATTCCATCCAAATATAAAATTCTCATTCTTCCCTATGAATATGAAGTATAGTATCAGTGGGGCAAATCCTGCACTCCTTACTCAGCCCAAATTCCCACTGGGAGTAAGGATTTAGTAAGGACTGCAAGATTTGGTTCTGAAGAATGtaattcacccttgtgcagaggACCCATGAAAAGCTTATATTCAATTTAAACCCTATGTTGAGGACTTAAGTGGTAAATAGTTCTTGTGCTGGGGTGAGTTcggagggatgaatttcacccttagtcAATGTAAAAAGATGTAAATATCTCTGTTATTGATGCTACTCTCAATAccctttctgtttttcttctacTCATGCCTTCCTCCATGCTGTCCTTAAATGTGGAACACCATGTTTGTCCCATCATACCGTCCTCTTTCACATTTAAATCCCTTCCATTTTACCCAGAAGGCCAACAAACAGAAGTATACCTCtacctcgggagccaaaaaatcctaCCGCGTTATATctaacttgatttgatccgctggagcgtgcggccccgcccccccagagtgctgctttaccgtgttatatccgaattcgtgttatatcgggtggcgttatattgaggtaaaGGTGGTGTAGTAATTTCATTAGTATTATTTATTAACTCCTTcctctaaggctacatctacactgccctgcagttcagactaTGAGATGGGGGGTGAAAAGCAGTGCACACCAAAGTTCTGCACTGtaagttccctgtgtggatgctgtggGAATTGTAAGGTAAGTCTGTTTGAAGAGGATTGCATTGCAGAACCAATATGCTACTACTACTattactaataataaataatacacaaTCAATGGATTAATCCATTGAAATGAAATGGAATCCTGGAAACTTAAAGCAAAACATAAAGGGTACTAACCCGCATCACTCAATACTATTAACCAATGCTGCTGAATTTTTCTCAGAAATTATTCAGGCCACAAGATTCACTTCTGATTTGTGTCAGATTTTGCATGAAGATTCAGGTCTGGCCCTAAGAGAGAGGTACCTGATCCAAACACCATTTAAACTTTGTGGAAGTTCGAAAGTTGAGTCTAAACTTTTTGATTTAGATTAATCTCTAGTTCTTATTCTAGCCAATTTTTTTCGCCCCAAAGTTACAGGAACTCTCACCTGAGTGATTATTGATCTGAAAAGGAAATTCACACCAGAAGTGAGCTATGTGCtcttaggtacataactatacaACAGAAATAATGAACACTGGACAAAGAACAGTTTACAAACAACCCATAGTCTGAAAATTATTTAGCCCAACTGGTCAGGGCCGAATTTGTGATCTCCCTCATTGAAATACTTTAAACACTGGGTAGACTCTGATATTCTTGCCCATGCTGAGTagcacctagggttgccaactctgactgaagctatttgggagattttttttccccaacatgacataatgtcattttctttaattatcctattaaaatctcctggattgctttcaatagtcaccggGAGATCAATGctgattccgggagactccaggccaatcctggaggcttggcaaccctaGTAGCACCTTATTCCACAAGAGATCTCAGTGACTTCAATACACTCATGCAGTAAGGTACTATTTTATGTGAGTAAGGGTATGAGAATCTGCTCCCAATGAAATCAtttggaaacaaaacaaacaataacCAGGAATGATTCACTAAGCAAAATATGGGGCTAAATTCATATGCCCAAATTCTGATACCTTTACTCTCATAGATTAGTACTTTGCAATAAATTCATTGAAGATAATGGGATTACTTGCACAGTAAGATACTAATTATTGTAAGGATCTTAGGATCTGAACTATACATAAGAAATAGTTCTAGCGCTGAACCTAAAAGAGTCTTACTAACACAGAAGCAAAAATACTACCAGAATATAGAATAATGATCTCTAATTTGAATAATTAAACAATCTGGACTTGTATGGCATTATCTGAAGAAATAAGTAGTGACTTCATGGCAAAATCATTACATAAATCAGTCTCATTGTTAGGATCAAAATGCATTTAAATATATTCTTTTTGTTAGGAATTTTTAGTATTAAGAAGAATAACTGTTGTTCAATGGACAGAATTTAAACTATTGTCTTAGTGTTACCATTGTCTCAGCCTTCATTGGTTTTTCAAGCTAACATCATGTGATAACTATCAGAAGATCACTACTTTCAGGTTTTGCTGGATGTTAAGTATAATGTGAATTTCCAGGTTTATCAGAATAGAATTATCATTCTGCTAAGGAAATAGATTGCATTTAAAGAAACATCGCCTTTTTAGAGGAATATAATTCaggatatatttttttcttcatggCAGTTCTGAAACGGGCGACCAGTCTGCATAGgattttcagattagttttacagagTCATAATGTTCAGAAAATCTTCCAAACTTTAGGGTGCTTATAGAAGCTGCCCTGACTCTCTAAGGTAGTGGTTGACCTTCATTTTCCTGAACCTATGGTTTCAGCTCTGGTTTTGAGTCTGGGTATTGAGCTATATCCTGCTCTACAAATATAGTTTATCTATGTTTTAACTTTTCAGTATACttacctggatttttttttaagtgtgtgtgtgtgggcagggggaatTAAGAGCTATTAATAAGATGACTGAAGCAGAAGTTGTCTTTCAGTTAGAAAGATTCTATTTTATGGTACTTCAATCATTATTTTTAGCTTctgtacacagcaatgagatGTCATTCTAACCAGAGCATTTTGCTAGTGGCGTACAACAGAAGCAATGCAAAACAGTCTCTTTCTGACATGATAACTAAGTTAGACAACAAAATTACTTAACTGTGTTGCTGTCAACAGAAGCAATCTACCATAAATGTCAAGCTATATTCATATATGAATAGACTCAAACAGCACACCTTCAAAAAGGGAAGACTGCAGCTACCCAAGACATGAACTAAAGCGTTTCTGGAAACTGATTTTATTTATAGGATCACTTGCAAATGATTTTAGAAAACCACTCAACAAAATCCAAACTTGTTGCTAAATATTGTCTCCTGGACGTCAATGGGAGCATGGCCAGCCTAAGTTGGGCGCTAATTCAGAATCTTTCTGGGCAGCAGAAATATTTGTATTTCCTTCGTGGAAAATGAAAACattcattcaaaatattttttaataaaatttattaATGTCACATGAATACTATGCGTGCTTTTCAAAATTTTAGTCCAAGCCTTTTAAAATGGAACCAATTTCTTAGCTAAGCCATATTCATCCAAGAAGATGCGAATTCTACCTTTTATGAAAATGTCGCAGTCCCTGGGAAACATTAGGCCCTACTGACTGCTACTGTTTTAATGCATTCTTCTTTAGTTTTCTCCATATTTTCCCCCTTTATTATGTGATTTAATGTCAGTTAATAAAAAAATGCAGAGCTTTCGTATCTGTATATTGTTTATTGCATTTTTATGTCCTTGTTTTTTCTGTTCcccctctttttttccctcttaatTTTTTCCCTTGGCTCCCAATGCTGCAAGCTGCTAAGCACCACTTCATAGGTACACAGCATCTTTAACTCCAGTTGAACCCAAAGGGCATTGAGGGTCCTGATTTTTGAAGGTATTTTATGGGCAAATAGGCATCTAGTGGgagtttcaaaagcacctaagcaagtTTGGTGCCTAATGCTCACAGATTTCAATGGCACTTCACATGACAGTGCCCCTATTCTGCAATGTTTAATATTATGCCATTTGTGGTTTTGAAGAACCAATGCTTTactgttttctatttttatttaaaaaatagagaCCACTGTCATATGATCCTGCCTTCCCTGTCTAAGGGCCATACTAAAAATAAGTAGTACCTAACTCTTCAAGTAGCCTCAATATGATCAACAGGACTActtctggtctacactgggggcagggggtaggaAATCGATGTAAGATATggaacttcagctatgagaatagcgtagctgaagtcgacgtatcttagatcgacttagaattacttacttcgcgtccttgcggcgcgggattgacggttgcagctcccccatcgactttgcttccacctctcgatgagctggagttcagcagtcgacgggagagtgatcggggatcgatttatcatgtctacactacacacgataaatcgatccccgatagatcgatcactacccgctgatccggcgggtagtgtagatgtaccctaaatgagtaagggtatcagaactGGGCCACAAATAGTGAATTCAAAGAAACAACTCTTACTTTAAGCTATTTCTCAAGACAAAGACACTTGAGCTGACAGCTTTATTCATTTATCTTTTTTGCCCTCCAGGCACCTAATTCTTTATGGCTCTTTTGCATGTTTCCAGCAATGTGGACCAATCATTCTGATGGTTTAATAGCCTGGCTTGTTTTTCGTGGCATCAAATGGACTGTTGTCATGCTGAGCAAATCACACCAGTAACTGAGTCCAGATAGAACCGGAACCACAGCTCCAGAAGCTATAGCTGGAAAAGTTTTATGGGGgcaggctagctcagtggtttgagcattggcctgctaaacccagggttgtgagttcaatccttgagggggccatttggggaactagGCCAAAAAAattgtctggggattagtcctgctttgagcagggggttggactacatgacctgctgaggtcccttccaaccctagtaTTCTATGATTGTCCAGCTTCATTTTAGATGTCTCAAGTGATTGGGCTTGAGAGAGACTGTTCCATACCCTGATAGATCTCCATTGTAGAAAGGGAGCTGGTGAGGGGGGCATGCAACAATTTGCCAAGAATAAACTATATCCAAATTAGACCAATGGTTCTGTTCCAAattctttattcaggcaaaactcctattgaccaAGTGATCAAAGGAGAACTGTGTAGGGCCACTAgaaatgtccagttttgggttACAGTATTCTATATATGTCTTGTGAAGGATTGGCTATCTCCAGGcagttgaagttaatgggaatggGGGTATTTGCACCTTGCAAGACAGTCTAACATGACATAGCTTTGGTGGGTGGCATCAAGGCCTTGATTTAGCAAAGCATATGCTTAtgtcccattgaattcagagagacttaagcacatgcttaagtgtttttgcTGAGTTGGGGCCTAAGTATATTAAGATGTGACCCGATAGTTGATCTGTTGACTTTGAGGAAAAGTCCCCTTTCTGGGTATCCTCCCAACCAAAGAAGTGGTACTATTGATACCATCACAATCACTGGAAGGGTGCATTGGACAGTCCAGAAAAAAATGTACTTGGTACCACTGAAACTGAGGAGGTGTTGCCAGTCTGTGCAGAGTTTTAGTGTGATCAGTTTTATCGGTGTGGTAGGGTCATCAAATGACAATTTAGAGACTGCTGATGCATTGATAGTTAATATGTATAAAGCTTTTAATTCTGGGATTACCAACATTCTTTGTAAACACAGTACGATAAACTTTGAAGCAACCACCTGCAAGATGCTATGCAATTACTATAATGCACCATTACATCCTATCTGTGACAGCTCACCACAACTCTAAGAATATCTGGTTGTTTGCTTTCTGGAGAGTGATTGTCATacttgaattgaaaaaaaaaatcaaactaagcTGGATACATAAAGAAGCTGTAGAACTTGAGTAAGAATGAAGTGAAAGTACATCTGTTTTTAAGCTGCCAGAAGTATTAAGCAAGTGGAATACCATTTGGACAACTTTTTCAAAGACTTTATGAATAACTCTCCTTTGCAATATCATTAAGGTTAACCTTTTATGAACAAACGATTATAATAGCAATAGCTTGCACATTGCTTTAGTTTTTATTTCATTGTAGTTCAGATCAGTTCATAAAACGAAGGCAaaacataaattaaaataaagtttaaattTAGAGTTTGTAATCTAAGGCACACTTTATAAAGAAAACACAACAAAGTGAATCAACCCATGCAGAGGATTCAGGTTTAATTTACTTTTCCACTAATGGTGCTTTTCAACGAGAAGGCATGTGTGGCCTACAGAACTTTTACTAAAAGGTTTTCATAATTTGACAGACTTAAGAAGCGACTATCCAGTATGTGGTTTCCTGATGTCATTATACTTTTAATTGAGAATATgatgaagagaaacaaaaattccTACTGTAATATACTGGATGAGGCAGTTTTTCTGAAAGCCCACAACACAGATTAAAATGACATGTTCATTTCATAAACGTACACTGATGTTGTGCTGGAATAAGACCAAGGAAAAGCTTATGGTGTCAAACTGCTCTTAGATATTAATGAATTGCTTACTACTAGTAAATACTAGTTGGAAAAAATCTTTGTCatgaacagatttttaaaaaaaaataaagctatcATAGATAGCTTAATgcttttgcttgctttctttttaatCAGTTGATTAATTCAGTTCAGAGAAGGGAACATACAAAGAAAGATGCCATTTCTTTTGTAGGACATGCTTTTAAGAAGAATACAAAGTTCTTGTCATCCTATTAGCTGGGTTTGCTTGTGATCTGCTTTATAATTTATTGTTTCTCATAGTGGTTAGAGTTAAATGAGCTAAAATTTAGACATAAGAATTTTAAACCCTTAAAATTCCATATTGCAATATGTAATGAAACCTGTACACAAGATCACCCTTATTAGACTAAAAGATTTTTCagtgagaagggaccattatgatcatctaatctgagttgcataacataggccatagaatttcacccaataattCTTGCTTAGAGTGCAATAAGGGACTATAACCCCTCTAAAGTATCTCCAAAAGTACTGAGTACAATTCTGCTTCACTTACATTAGGACACAACCTCCATTAACTGACTGATTTTTGTTAGCTCCCTTACTGGTTGTTTAGGAcaggtttaatttttttctcctcaCCCAGCTGGGACTATAAAGACATACACATCATGGttgtctttttaatctttttaattaaaaaaaaccctatagcaattacatttcagtttatttttgtgatttattttttttcacaaaGGAATGTAATGAGCAGATTTCTGAAGCTTTTAGTGAATTCAAAACCATACCCTATGCATGTTATCATACATGCATAGTAAAATGAGAACCATGAAAGTCACATatacagagacacacacaaagaaaacaaGGCACTGTTAAGAATGTATCGGTAGTAAATGACTAAAAGATTATTTATACATAAAAACTGGGGAGAAATCCCTAATGAGGAGTGCAGCAGTAATCATTTCAACACACTAAAGCTGTAGATAATTTAGGGGTTCTCTGTTTAAAAGCCCAACTCGGTCCCTCTTGCCATATGTATTGGATCCCACATCGGTAGGTGAATAAATTGCTCCGATGTTGTTGCTGGATCGAACTAAAAAGTCAGCCAAACGTTGCGTCACACATGTAGCAGTGTTGCATTTCCGTTTCTCCAAGCGGTGACTGGTAACATAAAACAAACAGAGCCATGGTGAAGTCTAATGATGAGCAATCAAATATGCCACCTCTAAAATGCATTTTAACTGATAATGTAGGAGTTCTTTTAATGTGAGCACAAATATATGAACAGTACAATATTCCTGCCTCCTACTTTGTGCCTGAAAAAAAACCACATTGTATGCTATTATCTATTTTAATGATAGGTGTAGGTTAAATTCAAAAACCTCAAGATTCATATGTCATTTTTATTGATATTCAGCACAGTAGCTTCTGGCACCTAGAATAGCTGTAATAATAGTATAGTTAAGTCACTAAGTGACAACAATGATTTAGCTCCAAGATTAACTTTTATGACTATTTAGAGAACTTGCTGATATCATGAGAATGATTAGCATTATAATAATCACTTACATTTATTCAGTTCCCTTAATCTCAGAGGGCCCCATActggtcccattaaagtcaatggcaaaccttCAATTAATTTAAAAGGCAGCAGGATTGAGACTagggctgtgggccagatcctgagaggtgctcagCATCTGAATCTTCCATTGGCTTCTGTACCACTCAAGCTTTGGCTCTGTACAAACAGTAATTCTTCACTACTGAAAACCAGCCACTTCTGTTGGAGCATAGCAGCATGGTGGGGGAGAGTCGCTTTTGGACAGGGCCCTACCTTTCTTACAAAAATGTGTCATTGAAACATCTGTGTGCAAAGAAAACCTCAGGTTTAACACAGTAAGCTGCAGGGGCCTCATTTCACAAAGAAGAAGAGTTGAGTTCGAATCTTTTGGTTCTGGGGAGCTCAGGGATTTCAAACTTCCTTCTTAGACCATTAAGCCATGCCCTTAAACAGACACCTCTGCTGTTGACAATAGTTCCTGAAATAAGGACCATCTGTTCCAAAGGATTTCCCTTTACTTCTTCAAAGCAATCTATATGCTGATGCGACATgaaataaattacattttgttGATGAATAGGTCAAATAATTTAGTGCAAACAATATGAATTTTGGCAATGTTACTCTGACTAATTCCTGATTAATAATTTTCCCATTAATTGACTAGGTCTGTCACATTATGTTTCAGCAGTGTGATTTtgaatctcagagcccaggtgaaATAGAAACTGTGTGCTAAATGTCTGAGCTATAACAGCTGCTGATTAGCAAATGGGTAATAGTTTATAAGTGATTCATATTTTAAACATGTCATATTTCAGTTAA includes the following:
- the LOC120396015 gene encoding islet amyloid polypeptide, with translation MCNLKLPVIFIVLSVALSYLEATPMESHRLEKRKCNTATCVTQRLADFLVRSSNNIGAIYSPTDVGSNTYGKRDRVGLLNREPLNYLQL